A window from Primulina huaijiensis isolate GDHJ02 chromosome 11, ASM1229523v2, whole genome shotgun sequence encodes these proteins:
- the LOC140987198 gene encoding sodium/hydrogen exchanger 2-like isoform X1 has product MNMLSTSDHTSVVSISLFVTLLCGCIVIGHLLEEHRWMNESITALLIGVGTGVLILVISGGKSSRLLVFSEDLFFFYLLPPIIFNAGFQVKKKQFFRNFMTIMLFGAFGTLISFIIISLGSIFFFQKMDVDLAIGDYLAIGAIFAATDSVCTLQVLNQDETPLLYSLVFGEGVVNDATSVVLFNAVQNFDLSNINAAVALQLVGNFFYLFVTSTVLGVVAGLLSAYVIKKLYFGSHSTDREVSIMMLMAYLSYMLAELFYLSGILTVFFCGIVMSHYTWHNVTENSRVTTKHTFATLSFVAEIFIFLYVGMDALDIEKWRVVSTSPKTSASVSAILLGLTLAGRAAFVFPLSFLSNLTKKSPNERIDFKQQITIWWAGLMRGAVSMALAYNQFTMAGHTQLRGNAILITSTITVVLFSTVVFGLMTKPLVRLLMPSTKQLTRMVSSEPGTPKSLIIPLLGESQDSEAELFVGNGQASESHEGGKTLLHPSSLKMLLTTPTRTVHYYWRKFDDAFMRPVFGGRGFAPYVPGSPIEQSIHLLQGEE; this is encoded by the exons ATGAATATGCTGTCAACTTCTGACCACACTTCAGTGGTCTCGATTTCTTTATTTGTCACACTCCTGTGCGGATGCATTGTGATAGGTCATCTTTTGGAGGAACATAGATGGATGAATGAATCTATCACTGCACTTCTTATT GGAGTAGGCACCGGAGTTTTGATTCTAGTAATAAGTGGTGGGAAAAGCTCGCGTCTTTTGGTTTTCAGTGAGGATCTTTTCTTCTTCTATCTCCTCCCACCAATTATTTTCAATGCCGG GTTTCAGGTTAAGAAGAAACAGTTCTTTCGCAATTTCATGACTATTATGCTGTTTGGAGCATTTGGCACCTTGATATCCTTCATAATCATATCATTGG GCTCTATTTTCTTTTTCCAGAAAATGGATGTTGACCTTGCTATTGGGGATTATCTTG CAATTGGAGCAATTTTTGCTGCAACGGATTCAGTTTGCACATTGCAG GTGCTAAACCAAGATGAGACACCTTTACTCTACAGTTTAGTATTTGGGGAAGGAGTTGTCAATGATGCCACATCTGTGGTGCTTTTCAATGCTGTCCAGAACTTTGACCTGTCTAATATCAATGCTGCTGTAGCTTTGCAGCTAGTTGGAAActtcttttatttgtttgtcACAAGCACTGTCTTGGGAGTTGTC GCTGGATTGTTAAGTGCATACGTTATTAAGAAGCTCTACTTTGGAAG CCATTCCACCGACCGTGAGGTTTCCATCATGATGCTTATGGCTTACCTTTCATACATGTTGGCTGAA TTGTTCTATTTAAGCGGCATCCTCACCGTATTCTTTTGTGGGATTGTGATGTCACACTACACCTGGCATAATGTCACTGAGAACTCAAGAGTTACCACAAA GCACACATTTGCTACTCTGTCTTTTGTTGCTGAGATATTCATATTTCTTTACGTTGGCATGGATGCTCTAGACATTGAGAAATGGAGAGTTGTAAGTACCAG TCCCAAAACATCAGCTTCTGTTAGTGCAATACTACTGGGATTGACCTTGGCTGGAAGAGCAGCCTTTGTTTTCCCTTTATCGTTCCTGTCTAACTTGACCAAGAAGTCTCCCAATGAGAGAATTGATTTTAAGCAGCAA ATTACGATATGGTGGGCTGGTCTTATGCGTGGTGCTGTTTCCATGGCCCTCGCTTACAACCAG TTTACTATGGCAGGCCACACCCAGTTACGAGGGAATGCAATTTTGATCACAAGTACAATAACTGTGGTGCTTTTCAGCACTGTG GTTTTCGGGTTGATGACAAAGCCTCTTGTAAGGTTATTAATGCCATCTACAAAACAACTGACTAGAATGGTTTCTTCAGAGCCAGGCACCCCAAAATCCTTGATTATTCCACTTCTAGGCGAAAGCCAAGATTCTGAAGCCGAGCTATTCGTTGGTAATGGACAAGCTTCAGAATCTCATGAAGGTGGCAAGACCTTACTCCATCCAAGCAGTTTGAAGATGCTACTTACAACCCCCACTCGTACAGTCCACTACTATTGGAGAAAATTCGATGACGCATTCATGCGTCCTGTTTTTGGTGGCCGTGGTTTTGCTCCATACGTGCCAGGCTCACCAATCGAACAAAGCATCCATCTTCTGCAAGGTGAAGAATAA
- the LOC140988088 gene encoding uncharacterized protein: MNTQLVEILPREIKFVFEVKKQSSCAVHLANVTEQYVAFKVKTTSPKKYCVRPNVGIIKPNSTCDFTVTMQAQKYAPSEMLCKDKFLIQSTVVPFGTIEEEIVPSMFVKGGEKYIEETKIRVVLTSAPNSPPKQPVHGILKEEASHETLSPKEPHSPVLLPLNGVSKQEPSFETSVLEVQLSGGVENIPPPCMLKKKVKGTKTVNNSEESESPNIKDNMKSFPAKDEEYYIRNDDESKQVKDGEATKLLLSDNVEELKLKISALNSKLAEAECTIMKLRGENMRTICEKETLKAISRRKGGGRKVQVGFPPLFVCVVVLISLSAGFVFRC; the protein is encoded by the exons ATGAATACTCAGCTAGTAGAGATTTTACCCCGGGAAATTAAATTCGTAT TTGAGGTGAAGAAACAGAGTTCATGTGCTGTGCACCTTGCCAATGTCACGGAGCAGTATGTAGCTTTCAAG GTGAAGACAACATCGCCCAAGAAGTACTGTGTGAGGCCTAATGTAGGTATAATCAAGCCAAACTCAACATGTGATTTCACGG TTACCATGCAAGCTCAGAAATATGCTCCCTCTGAGATGCTATGCAAGGACAAATTCCTGATTCAGAGCACAGTGGTACCATTTGGCACCATAGAAGAGGAGATTGTGCCTAGCATG TTTGTTAAGGGGggtgaaaaatatattgaagaGACCAAGATCCGGGTTGTTCTCACCAGCGCACCCAATTCACCCCCGAAGCAACCCGTTCATGGAATTCTCAAGGAAGAAGCCTCTCATGAAACTTTATCCCCGAAAGAGCCACATTCACCTGTTTTGCTGCCTCTTAATGGAGTTTCTAAGCAAGAACCATCATTTGAGACATCAGTTCTCGAAGTTCAATTGTCGGGTGGAGTTGAAAATATACCCCCTCCATGTATG CTAAAGAAGAAAGTCAAGGGAACCAAAACCGTTAATAACTCGGAGGAGTCTGAATCACCAAATATTAAGGACAATATGAAGTCATTTCCTGCCAAGGATGAGGAGTATTACATTCGTAACGATGATGAATCAAAACAAGTTAAAGACGGGGAAGCAACAAAGTTGCTACTTTCGGACAATGTTGAGGAGTTAAAGTTGAAGATTAGTGCTTTGAATTCAAAGTTAGCCGAG GCCGAGTGCACCATTATGAAACTGCGAGGAGAAAATATGCGTACCATCTGTGAAAAGGAAACACTGAAG GCGATTTCCAGGAGAAAGGGTGGTGGAAGAAAAGTTCAAGTTGGTTTTCCTCCACTATTTGTCTGCGTAGTCGTGCTGATTAGTCTGTCAGCTGGCTTCGTATTTCGATGTTAA
- the LOC140987198 gene encoding sodium/hydrogen exchanger 1-like isoform X2: MTIMLFGAFGTLISFIIISLGSIFFFQKMDVDLAIGDYLAIGAIFAATDSVCTLQVLNQDETPLLYSLVFGEGVVNDATSVVLFNAVQNFDLSNINAAVALQLVGNFFYLFVTSTVLGVVAGLLSAYVIKKLYFGSHSTDREVSIMMLMAYLSYMLAELFYLSGILTVFFCGIVMSHYTWHNVTENSRVTTKHTFATLSFVAEIFIFLYVGMDALDIEKWRVVSTSPKTSASVSAILLGLTLAGRAAFVFPLSFLSNLTKKSPNERIDFKQQITIWWAGLMRGAVSMALAYNQFTMAGHTQLRGNAILITSTITVVLFSTVVFGLMTKPLVRLLMPSTKQLTRMVSSEPGTPKSLIIPLLGESQDSEAELFVGNGQASESHEGGKTLLHPSSLKMLLTTPTRTVHYYWRKFDDAFMRPVFGGRGFAPYVPGSPIEQSIHLLQGEE, from the exons ATGACTATTATGCTGTTTGGAGCATTTGGCACCTTGATATCCTTCATAATCATATCATTGG GCTCTATTTTCTTTTTCCAGAAAATGGATGTTGACCTTGCTATTGGGGATTATCTTG CAATTGGAGCAATTTTTGCTGCAACGGATTCAGTTTGCACATTGCAG GTGCTAAACCAAGATGAGACACCTTTACTCTACAGTTTAGTATTTGGGGAAGGAGTTGTCAATGATGCCACATCTGTGGTGCTTTTCAATGCTGTCCAGAACTTTGACCTGTCTAATATCAATGCTGCTGTAGCTTTGCAGCTAGTTGGAAActtcttttatttgtttgtcACAAGCACTGTCTTGGGAGTTGTC GCTGGATTGTTAAGTGCATACGTTATTAAGAAGCTCTACTTTGGAAG CCATTCCACCGACCGTGAGGTTTCCATCATGATGCTTATGGCTTACCTTTCATACATGTTGGCTGAA TTGTTCTATTTAAGCGGCATCCTCACCGTATTCTTTTGTGGGATTGTGATGTCACACTACACCTGGCATAATGTCACTGAGAACTCAAGAGTTACCACAAA GCACACATTTGCTACTCTGTCTTTTGTTGCTGAGATATTCATATTTCTTTACGTTGGCATGGATGCTCTAGACATTGAGAAATGGAGAGTTGTAAGTACCAG TCCCAAAACATCAGCTTCTGTTAGTGCAATACTACTGGGATTGACCTTGGCTGGAAGAGCAGCCTTTGTTTTCCCTTTATCGTTCCTGTCTAACTTGACCAAGAAGTCTCCCAATGAGAGAATTGATTTTAAGCAGCAA ATTACGATATGGTGGGCTGGTCTTATGCGTGGTGCTGTTTCCATGGCCCTCGCTTACAACCAG TTTACTATGGCAGGCCACACCCAGTTACGAGGGAATGCAATTTTGATCACAAGTACAATAACTGTGGTGCTTTTCAGCACTGTG GTTTTCGGGTTGATGACAAAGCCTCTTGTAAGGTTATTAATGCCATCTACAAAACAACTGACTAGAATGGTTTCTTCAGAGCCAGGCACCCCAAAATCCTTGATTATTCCACTTCTAGGCGAAAGCCAAGATTCTGAAGCCGAGCTATTCGTTGGTAATGGACAAGCTTCAGAATCTCATGAAGGTGGCAAGACCTTACTCCATCCAAGCAGTTTGAAGATGCTACTTACAACCCCCACTCGTACAGTCCACTACTATTGGAGAAAATTCGATGACGCATTCATGCGTCCTGTTTTTGGTGGCCGTGGTTTTGCTCCATACGTGCCAGGCTCACCAATCGAACAAAGCATCCATCTTCTGCAAGGTGAAGAATAA